In a single window of the Vitis vinifera cultivar Pinot Noir 40024 chromosome 6, ASM3070453v1 genome:
- the LOC100250160 gene encoding beta-glucosidase 12, with product MAMQGYFILRLFLLLLLSSVGIIKASDTPNYGTALLNRSSFPEGFIFGTASASYQYEGAAYEDGRGPSIWDTYTHKYPERIKDGSNGSIAVDTYHHYKEDVGIMKGMNLDAYRFSISWSRILPNGKLSGGVNKKGIDYYNNLINELLANGIQPFVTIFHWDLPQALEDEYGGFLSPHSVDHFRDYAELCFKEFGDRVKHWITLNEPWSYTMGGYVQGIFPPARCSAWQGLNCTGGDSGTEPYLVSHHLLLAHAAAVHVYKQKYQAYQKGKIGITLVSHWFVPFSNATHHQNAAKRALDFMFGWFMDPLTNGDYPHSMRSLVGSRLPKFSKEQSMMVKGSYDFLGLNYYTANYAAYAPHSSNTKPSYTTDPYANLLTQRNGIPIGIKAASDWLYVYPSGIRKILLYTKKKYNAPLIYITENGIDEVNNSTLSLKEALVDNLRIYYYYHHLSQLKSAIKDGVNVKGYFAWSLLDNFEWNSGYTVRFGINFVDYKDGLKRYPKLSATWFKNFLKK from the exons ATGGCAATGCAAGGCTATTTTATCTTAcgactttttcttcttcttcttctaagcTCAGTGGGCATTATCAAAGCTTCTGATACACCAAACTATGGCACTGCTTTGCTCAACAGAAGCAGCTTCCCGGAGGGTTTCATTTTCGGGACGGCGTCGGCGTCTTACCAG TATGAAGGTGCTGCATATGAAGATGGTAGAGGACCTAGTATATGGGACACTTACACTCATAAATATCCAG AAAGGATAAAAGATGGAAGTAACGGAAGTATAGCTGTTGATACTTATCACCATTATAAG GAAGATGTAGGGATTATGAAGGGAATGAATCTCGATGCTTATAGGTTCTCAATCTCGTGGTCTAGAATATTACCGA ATGGAAAGCTAAGTGGGGGAGTGAACAAGAAGGGAATCGACTATTACAACAACCTCATCAATGAGCTTCTAGCCAATG GCATTCAACCTTTTGTGACCATTTTCCATTGGGACCTCCCTCAAGCCCTAGAAGATGAGTATGGTGGTTTCTTGAGTCCCCATAGTGT GGATCATTTCCGAGATTACGCGGAGCTTTGCTTTAAAGAGTTTGGGGACAGGGTGAAGCATTGGATAACATTAAACGAGCCATGGAGCTATACCATGGGTGGTTATGTGCAGGGGATATTTCCCCCTGCTAGATGTTCTGCATGGCAAGGGCTGAATTGCACTGGTGGGGACTCAGGGACTGAGCCCTATTTGGTGTCACACCACCTACTTCTTGCCCATGCAGCTGCTGTCCATGTCTACAAGCAAAAATATCAG GCATATCAGAAGGGGAAGATAGGAATCACATTGGTGTCGCACTGGTTTGTACCATTCTCGAATGCGACTCACCACCAGAATGCGGCGAAGCGGGCTCTTGACTTCATGTTTGGATG GTTCATGGATCCATTGACTAATGGAGACTATCCTCATAGCATGCGATCGCTTGTTGGAAGCCGATTGCCTAAGTTCTCTAAGGAGCAATCCATGATGGTAAAAGGGTCATATGATTTTCTTGGATTGAATTACTACACTGCTAATTATGCAGCCTATGCTCCCCACTCTAGTAATACAAAACCTAGCTACACAACGGATCCTTATGCTAATCTTCTGA CTCAACGGAATGGCATCCCTATCGGTATAAAG GCAGCTTCAGATTGGCTCTATGTTTATCCAAGTGGAATTCGAAAAATTTTGTTGTACACAAAGAAGAAGTATAATGCTCCACTCATTTACATTACAGAGAATG GAATTGATGAAGTGAATAATAGTACATTATCACTTAAAGAAGCCCTTGTTGACAACTTAAGGATATACTACTACTATCATCATCTTTCTCAACTTAAGAGCGCAATCAA GGATGGTGTCAACGTGAAAGGATATTTTGCGTGGTCATTATTGGACAACTTTGAATGGAATTCGGGTTATACAGTTCGATTTGGTATAAACTTTGTTGATTATAAAGATGGATTGAAAAGATACCCAAAACTCTCAGCAACCTGGTTCAAGAATTTCCTCAAAAAGTAA
- the LOC100262168 gene encoding uncharacterized protein LOC100262168 produces the protein MGRGRGKGKKLTVTNHEDPGSGEEEKIPAQKRRGRPQKPLKDEIDEEEVEKIEDEDSENAKIGISSKEMKSSAAAENGKKRKRYSQAKEKPDSVKEENGIGTRSSTDDSTKSNGFRNNRNRRKSKPRRAAEAGVECK, from the coding sequence ATGGGTAGAGGTAGAGGAAAGGGGAAGAAGTTGACTGTTACAAATCATGAGGATCCTGGAAGTGGTGAGGAAGAAAAAATTCCTGCACAAAAGCGAAGGGGGAGGCCACAGAAACCACTGAAGGATGAGATTGATGAAGAAGAAGTAGAGAAAATTGAAGATGAAGATAGCGAGAATGCCAAAATTGGTATCTCGAGCAAAGAGATGAAAAGTTCAGCTGCAGCAGAGAATGGAAAGAAGAGGAAGCGATATTCACAGGCAAAAGAGAAGCCAGATTCAGTCAAAGAGGAAAATGGTATTGGGACCAGATCAAGCACTGATGACTCAACAAAATCTAATGGATTTCGCAATAACAGGAACAGAAGGAAAAGCAAACCTCGTCGAGCTGCTGAAGCTGGTGTAGAGTGCAAGTGA
- the LOC104879588 gene encoding pentatricopeptide repeat-containing protein At5g59600, with amino-acid sequence MIKPLLSPNALFSDHLGFLLQRCLKCKALQPGKQVHAMLLASRIDMNILSMSSKLVGMYASCGDLQSARLVLERTQNPNVFAFNWMVSALAFHGYHEEAIGYLSLMQELGIVANKFTFSIVLKQCVGLMDFNKGREVHCVISRTGFGNVVSVANSMIDMYCKCRHVSYGRKVFDGMIERDVVSWTSMICGYCNIGTLEEALVLFERMKVEGLEPNDFTWNAMIAGYARDGDCNGAFVLFSRMVREGLVPDLVTWNAMISGFTQSLKAVEAWRLFQDMMVAGIKPNQVTVTGLLPACGLMGSIHRGKELHGLIYRMGFDMNVFVATALIDVYSKCGTVKDAWDVFDRIPIKNVASWNAMIGCYGKHGLVDSSIQLFERMQAEGMQANHITLISVLSACSHGGLVEKGLTIFRSMKEKYGVEISQEHYSCVLDLLCRSGRMVEAYELFKEMPIEVTDSIVGAFFNGCKIHGRRDLAKLMAEDILRMELKRPGGFVTLSNIYAADGEWEEVENIRKVMKEQGVHKKPGFSWVEKRDGFVESETRNEYKIAETGIGMPS; translated from the coding sequence atgataaaaccattaCTTTCTCCAAATGCCTTGTTTTCAGACCATTTGGGATTTCTATTGCAAAGATGCCTGAAATGCAAGGCACTGCAACCAGGGAAGCAAGTCCATGCCATGCTGTTAGCTTCTAGGATTGACATGAACATTTTGTCCATGAGCTCAAAGCTCGTGGGCATGTATGCAAGTTGTGGGGATTTGCAGTCTGCAAGGCTTGTCCTAGAAAGAACTCAAAACCCAAATGTTTTTGCTTTCAACTGGATGGTTTCAGCTTTGGCCTTTCATGGGTATCATGAAGAGGCAATTGGGTATCTTTCTTTGATGCAGGAGTTGGGAATTGTTGCTAATAAGTTCACATTCTCTATTGTGCTTAAACAATGTGTTGGTTTGATGGATTTTAATAAGGGAAGGGAGGTTCATTGTGTGATAAGTAGAACTGGTTTTGGAAATGTTGTTTCTGTGGCAAATAGCATGATTGATATGTATTGTAAATGTAGGCATGTGAGTTATGGACGTAAAGTGTTTGATGGAATGATTGAGAGGGATGTGGTTTCTTGGACATCAATGATTTGTGGGTACTGTAATATTGGGACCCTGGAGGAGGCCCTTGTTTTGTTTGAAAGGATGAAGGTGGAAGGATTAGAACCGAATGATTTCACTTGGAATGCGATGATTGCTGGTTATGCTAGGGATGGAGATTGTAATGGTGCTTTTGTGCTGTTCTCTAGAATGGTGAGAGAGGGGTTGGTTCCTGATTTGGTTACATGGAATGCAATGATTTCTGGTTTCACTCAAAGTCTTAAAGCTGTTGAAGCTTGGAGATTGTTTCAGGACATGATGGTTGCTGGGATTAAGCCCAACCAGGTGACTGTCACTGGACTGCTTCCTGCTTGTGGATTGATGGGCTCGATTCACAGAGGGAAAGAACTTCACGGTTTGATTTACAGAATGGGGTTTGACATGAATGTGTTTGTTGCTACTGCTCTTATTGACGTGTACTCAAAATGCGGGACTGTGAAAGATGCTTGGGATGTGTTTGATAGGATTCCCATCAAGAATGTTGCATCATGGAATGCCATGATTGGATGTTACGGGAAGCATGGTTTGGTTGACTCCTCAATTCAGCTGTTTGAGAGGATGCAAGCAGAAGGAATGCAGGCAAATCACATCACTTTGATTTCAGTTCTTTCTGCTTGCAGCCATGGTGGCCTAGTTGAGAAGGGTTTAACTATCTTCAGGTCTATGAAAGAGAAATATGGGGTTGAGATCAGCCAAGAGCATTATTCTTGTGTTCTTGACCTTCTATGCCGTTCTGGCAGGATGGTAGAAGCTTATGAATTATTTAAGGAGATGCCAATTGAAGTTACAGACTCAATCGTTGGAGCTTTCTTCAATGGCTGTAAAATCCATGGCAGAAGAGATTTAGCTAAACTGATGGCCGAGGATATTCTGAGGATGGAGTTGAAAAGACCTGGAGGTTTTGTAACACTGTCAAATATTTATGCTGCTGATGGAGAGTGGGAAGAGGTTGAGAATATTAGGAAGGTGATGAAGGAGCAAGGGGTCCATAAGAAGCCTGGTTTTAGTTGGGTTGAGAAGAGGGACGGGTTTGTTGAATCAGAAACCAGAAATGAATACAAAATTGCTGAAACTGGAATTGGTATGCCCTCCTAG
- the LOC104879632 gene encoding G-type lectin S-receptor-like serine/threonine-protein kinase LECRK3, producing MVGRNLQIFTYNKLEEATNGFKDQLGRGAFGTVYKGVLNHENGNFNAVKKLDKMVKEGEQEFETEVKAIGRTNHKNLVQLLGFCNEGQNRLLVYKFMSNCSLATFLFGNSRPNWYKRIQIVLGTAKGLLYLHEECSTQIIQCDIKPQNILLDSFLTARISDFGLAKLLKTDQTQTMTAIRGTNGYVAPEWFKTVPITFKVDVYSFGIVQLELIFCRKNFEPELEDEYRMVLAEWAYDCYHKGKLDLLLENDQETLNKMEKLEKFVMIAIWCIQEDPSRRPTMKKVIQMLEGAIQVPLPPDLSSSISSF from the coding sequence ATGGTGGGCAGAAATCTACAAATTTTCACATACAACAAGCTAGAAGAAGCCACCAATGGATTCAAGGATCAACTGGGGAGGGGGGCCTTTGGAACAGTTTACAAAGGTGTTCTAAACCATGAGAATGGAAATTTCAATGCAGTCAAAAAGTTGGACAAGATGGTGAAAGAAGGAGAGCAAGAATTTGAAACAGAAGTGAAAGCAATTGGCCGGACAAATCATAAGAATCTAGTCCAACTTCTGGGTTTCTGCAATGAGGGGCAAAACCGGCTTCTAGTATACAAGTTCATGAGCAATTGTTCTTTGGCAACCTTCCTATTTGGAAATTCAAGGCCAAATTGGTATAAAAGAATACAGATTGTCCTAGGAACTGCAAAAGGGCTCTTGTACTTGCATGAAGAGTGCAGCACCCAGATCATACAATGTGACATCAAGCCTCAAAATATACTCCTAGATAGCTTTTTAACAGCAAGGATTTCAGATTTTGGGTTAGCCAAGCTTTTGAAGACAGACCAGACTCAGACGATGACTGCAATCAGGGGAACCAACGGATATGTTGCCCCTGAGTGGTTCAAGACAGTGCCTATCACATTCAAGGTTGATGTTTACAGCTTTGGAATTGTGCAGCTAGAGCTCATTTTCTGCAGGAAGAATTTTGAACCAGAGTTGGAGGATGAATATCGGATGGTATTGGCTGAATGGGCATATGATTGCTACCATAAAGGAAAACTGGATCTACTATTGGAAAATGATCAGGAGACATTGAATAAGATGGAGAAGCTGGAGAAGTTTGTGATGATAGCAATCTGGTGCATTCAGGAGGATCCATCTCGAAGACCTACCATGAAGAAAGTCATACAGATGCTAGAAGGAGCCATTCAAGTTCCTCTTCCTCCAGACCTTTCCTCGTCTATCAGTTCATTTTGA
- the LOC100265516 gene encoding G-type lectin S-receptor-like serine/threonine-protein kinase LECRK3 translates to MAVALPFALSLMLLSLLPYHTHAQTYSNVTLGSSLTAEGNNSFWASPSDEFAFGFQQIRNEGFLLAIWFNKIPEKTIVWSANGNNLVQRGSRVELATGGQFVLNDPEGKQIWNAVYASKVSYAAMLDTGNFVLASQDSIYLWESFDHPTDTILPTQMLDLGSQLVARFSEKNYSNGRFLLILQADGDLILYTTAFPTDSVNFDYWSTGTLGSGFQLIFDQSGYINLVTRNGNKLSVLSSNTASTKDFYQRAILEYDGVFRHYVYPKSADSSREKWPMAWYPLSFIPENICMSITTSTGSGACGFNSYCELGDDQRPNCKCPPGYSFLDPDNTMSGCKQNFVTQNCEKASQEKDQFYLEEMINTDWPLADYEYFRPVTEDWCREACLGDCFCAVAIFRNGKCWKKKIPLSNGRIDPSVGGKALIKTRI, encoded by the coding sequence ATGGCTGTTGCACTGCCTTTTGCTCTTTCCCTCATGCTATTGTCTCTGCTGCCATATCACACCCATGCTCAAACTTACAGCAATGTGACTCTGGGGTCATCCCTCACTGCAGAGGGCAACAATTCTTTTTGGGCTTCACCATCTGATGAATTTGCTTTCGGGTTCCAACAGATCAGAAATGAAGGTTTCTTGCTGGCTATTTGGTTCAACAAAATACCTGAAAAGACAATAGTCTGGTCGGCCAATGGCAATAATCTAGTGCAAAGAGGATCCAGAGTTGAACTCGCCACTGGTGGCCAGTTTGTGCTCAATGACCCAGAAGGGAAACAGATATGGAATGCCGTTTATGCCAGTAAAGTCAGCTATGCAGCTATGCTAGATACTGGAAACTTTGTGCTGGCAAGCCAAGATTCAATCTATTTGTGGGAGAGTTTTGATCATCCAACAGACACTATACTACCCACACAGATGCTGGATCTAGGCAGCCAACTTGTTGCCAGATTCTCAGAAAAAAATTACTCAAATGGAAGATTCCTGCTCATATTACAAGCTGATGGAGATCTCATTCTTTACACTACAGCTTTCCCAACAGATTCTGTAAATTTTGATTATTGGTCAACTGGAACTCTGGGCAGTGGCTTTCAGTTGATTTTTGACCAGTCTGGCTACATTAATCTTGTCACGAGGAACGGAAACAAACTTTCTGTATTATCATCAAATACAGCTTCAACAAAAGATTTTTATCAGAGAGCAATTCTTGAATATGATGGAGTCTTCAGGCACTATGTCTACCCAAAGTCAGCAGACTCTAGTAGAGAGAAGTGGCCCATGGCCTGGTACCCCTTGTCATTCATACCTGAAAATATCTGCATGAGTATTACAACAAGTACAGGCAGTGGAGCTTGTGGGTTCAACAGCTACTGTGAACTAGGAGATGATCAGAGACCAAACTGCAAGTGCCCACCTGGTTACAGCTTCTTGGATCCAGATAACACAATGAGTGGATGCAAACAGAACTTTGTGACACAAAACTGTGAAAAAGCATCACAAGAAAAGGATCAGTTTTATCTTGAAGAGATGATTAATACAGACTGGCCTCTTGCTGATTATGAATACTTTCGACCAGTGACTGAGGATTGGTGCAGAGAAGCCTGCCTTGGGGACTGTTTCTGTGCTGTTGCCATTTTTAGAAATGGTAAATGTTGGAAGAAGAAAATCCCTCTCTCAAATGGGAGGATTGATCCTAGTGTTGGGGGCAAAGCTCTTATCAAAACAAGGATTTGA
- the LOC132253908 gene encoding G-type lectin S-receptor-like serine/threonine-protein kinase LECRK3 translates to MLDTGNFVLASQDSTNLWESFDHLTDTLLPTQMLNQGSKLVARSSDVSYSSGRFMFALQTDGNLVMYTTDFPMDSANFAYWSTQAIGSGFQVIFNQSGHIYVVVRKESILSDALSNEVSMRDFYQRAILEYDGVFRQYVYPKTAGSRIIRADTGSGACGFNSYCTQEDDKTLHCQCPPGYSFLDQKNEMKGCKQDFVPESCDEKSQKMAIFGGGKCWKKKIPLTNGRFDPSSGRKALIKVRKENSTLQPRSEGLKKKDQSTLILTGSVLLGSSVS, encoded by the exons ATGCTTGACACTGGAAACTTTGTGCTGGCAAGCCAAGATTCTACCAACTTGTGGGAGAGTTTTGATCATCTGACAGACACACTATTACCCACACAGATGCTGAATCAAGGCAGCAAACTTGTTGCTCGTTCCTCAGATGTGAGTTACTCAAGTGGAAGATTCATGTTTGCATTGCAAACTGATGGAAATCTCGTGATGTACACCACAGATTTTCCAATGGATTCTGCAAATTTTGCTTACTGGTCAACACAGGCTATTGGCTCTGGCTTTCAAGTTATCTTCAACCAGTCTGGCCACATCTACGTCGTGGTGAGGAAAGAAAGCATACTTAGCGATGCTTTATCGAATGAAGTTTCAATGAGAGACTTCTACCAGAGAGCAATTCTTGAATATGACGGGGTTTTCAGGCAATATGTCTACCCAAAGACTGCTGGCTCAAG GATAATTAGGGCAGACACAGGAAGTGGAGCTTGTGGCTTCAACAGCTACTGCACACAAGAAGATGATAAGACACTGCACTGCCAGTGCCCTCCTGGTTACAGCTTCTTGGAtcagaaaaatgaaatgaaaggaTGCAAACAGGACTTTGTACCAGAGAGTTGCGATGAAAAATCACAAAAGATGG CTATTTTTGGAGGAGGAAAATGTTGGAAGAAGAAAATCCCTCTAACAAATGGAAGGTTTGATCCTAGTAGTGGACGTAAAGCTCTTATTAAAGTAAGGAAGGAAAATTCTACTCTGCAACCCAGAAGTGAAGGTTTGAAGAAGAAAGATCAGTCAACTCTGATCCTTACTGGATCAGTGCTGCTAGGTAGCTCTGTTTCCTGA
- the LOC109122813 gene encoding G-type lectin S-receptor-like serine/threonine-protein kinase LECRK3 has protein sequence MVSALPYTLLFMLFLLLPFSTIAQTYSNITLGSSLTAQNNGSFWASPSGEFAFGFQQVGAGGFLLAIWFNKIPEKTIIWSANGNSLGQRRSIVQLTADGQLVLTDPKGKQIWDAGSGVSYAAMVDTGNFVLVGQDSVTLWESFGEPTDTILPTQELNQGGKLVARFSETNYSNGRFMFTLQADGNLVMYTRDFPMDSTNFAYWSTQTVGSGFQVIFNQSGYIVLTARNKSILNLVSSSETSTEDFYQRAILEYDGVFRQYVYPKSAGSSSGRWPMAWSPSPSIPGNICMRITENTGGGACGFNSYCILGDDQRPNCKCPTGYDFLDQSDKMSGCKQNFVTQNCDQASRETDQFYFQEMPNTDWPLSDYGYFQPVSEDWCREACLTDCFCAVAIFRDGNCWKKKIPLSNGRIDPSVGGKALIKLRQGNSTTKPGDGDSNKKHQSTLILTGSVLLGSSVFLNFLFFLATVLFIFRFNNRKTKMLHTYLSTLGMNLRSFTYNELDEATDGFKEELGRGAFATVYKGVLAYEKGKLVAVKKFEKMMRENEQEFQTEVKAIGQTNHKNLVQLLGFCKEGEHRLLVYEFMSNGSLEKFLFGNSRPNWHKRIQIAFGIARGLFYLHEECSTQIIHCDIKPQNILLDDSFSARISDFGLAKLLKTDQTRTTTGIRGTKGYVAPEWFKSMPITVKVDVYSFGILLLELICCRKNLEFEAKDETQMILADWAYDCYKGGLLEVLVGYDQEAIVEMKRLEKFVMIAIWCIQEDPSLRPTMKKVTQMLEGAVEVSVPPDPCSFISSI, from the coding sequence ATGGTTTCTGCACTGCCTTATACCCTCCTCTTCATGCTGTTTCTCCTGCTGCCTTTTTCCACAATTGCTCAAACTTATAGCAACATAACTCTGGGATCGTCACTCACTGCACAGAACAATGGTTCTTTTTGGGCATCGCCTTCTGGTGAATTTGCTTTTGGATTCCAACAGGTTGGGGCAGGAGGTTTCTTACTAGCTATTTGGTTCAACAAGATACCTGAAAAGACCATAATTTGGTCAGCTAATGGTAATAGTCTAGGGCAAAGAAGATCCATAGTTCAGCTTACTGCAGATGGCCAGTTGGTGTTGACTGATCCGAAAGGCAAACAGATATGGGATGCTGGTAGTGGAGTCTCCTATGCAGCCATGGTTGACACTGGAAATTTTGTGCTGGTGGGCCAAGATTCTGTCACTTTGTGGGAGAGTTTTGGTGAGCCAACTGACACAATATTACCCACACAGGAGTTGAATCAAGGCGGCAAACTGGTTGCTCGATTCTCAGAAACAAATTACTCAAATGGGAGATTCATGTTTACACTACAAGCTGATGGAAATCTCGTGATGTACACCAGAGATTTCCCAatggattctacaaattttgcTTATTGGTCAACCCAAACTGTGGGCAGTGGCTTTCAGGTAATCTTCAACCAATCTGGCTACATAGTTCTTACTGCCAGGAACAAAAGCATACTTAATCTAGTATCATCAAGTGAAACATCCACAGAAGACTTCTATCAGAGAGCTATTCTTGAATATGATGGAGTCTTCAGGCAGTATGTATACCCAAAGTCTGCTGGCTCAAGTTCAGGGAGGTGGCCCATGGCATGGTCCCCTTCGCCCTCCATACCTGGAAATATCTGTATGAGAATTACAGAAAATACAGGTGGTGGCGCTTGCGGGTTCAACAGTTACTGCATATTAGGAGATGATCAGAGACCAAATTGCAAATGCCCCACAGGTTATGACTTCCTAGATCAAAGTGACAAGATGAGTGGATGCAAACAGAATTTTGTCACACAAAATTGTGATCAAGCATCACGAGAAACagatcaattttattttcaagagaTGCCTAATACAGATTGGCCACTATCTGATTATGGATATTTTCAACCAGTGTCTGAGGATTGGTGCAGAGAAGCTTGCCTGACAGATTGTTTTTGTGCTGTTGCCATTTTCAGAGATGGTAATTGctggaagaaaaaaattccaCTCTCAAATGGGAGGATTGATCCTAGTGTTGGTGGAAAAGCTCTGATTAAGTTAAGGCAAGGCAATTCTACCACAAAACCTGGAGATGGAGATTCAAATAAGAAGCATCAATCAACCCTGATTCTCACTGGATCAGTGCTGTTAGGTAGCTCAGTGTTTCTGaacttccttttctttctagcAACTGTTCTATTCATTTTCCGCTTCAATAATAGAAAAACGAAGATGCTTCACACATATCTTTCCACTCTGGGAATGAATCTGCGAAGTTTCACTTACAATGAGCTAGATGAAGCTACAGATGGATTCAAGGAAGAACTGGGGAGAGGTGCTTTTGCAACAGTATACAAAGGGGTCCTTGCTTATGAAAAAGGGAAACTTGTAGCAGTCAAGAAGTTTGAGAAGATGATGAGAGAAAACGAGCAGGAATTCCAAACAGAAGTGAAAGCAATTGGCCAGACAAATCACAAGAATTTAGTCCAACTGCTAGGATTTTGCAAGGAGGGGGAACACCGGCTTCTGGTATATGAATTCATGAGCAATGGTTCCTTGGAAAAATTTCTCTTTGGAAACTCAAGGCCTAATTGGCACAAAAGAATACAGATTGCCTTTGGAATCGCAAGAGGGCTCTTTTACTTGCATGAAGAGTGCAGCACTCAAATCATACATTGCGATATCAAGCCCCAAAACATACTTCTAGACGACTCATTCAGTGCAAGAATTTCTGACTTCGGATTAGCCAAACTCTTGAAGACAGACCAAACTAGAACCACAACTGGAATCCGGGGAACCAAAGGTTATGTTGCCCCTGAATGGTTCAAGAGCATGCCTATTACAGTCAAGGTTGATGTTTACAGCTTTGGTATTTTGTTACTAGAGCTCATTTGCTGCAGGAAGAATCTTGAGTTTGAGGCAAAGGATGAAACTCAGATGATTTTAGCTGATTGGGCGTATGATTGCTACAAAGGAGGATTGCTAGAAGTGCTAGTGGGATATGATCAGGAGGCAATAGTTGAAATGAAGAGACTAGAGAAGTTTGTGATGATTGCAATATGGTGCATCCAGGAGGATCCATCTCTAAGGCCTACCATGAAGAAAGTCACCCAGATGCTTGAAGGAGCTGTTGAAGTCTCTGTTCCTCCAGACCCCTGCTCTTTCATCAGTTCAATCTAA